A part of Streptomyces sp. NBC_00557 genomic DNA contains:
- a CDS encoding ABC transporter substrate-binding protein, producing MHPAPRALRRAAAAATVALLATAIGCAPQPEDKGSATPSGSASQSCAKGKQATKTSGKLTIATDEPAYEPWFQDDKPANGKGFESAVAYAVAGRLGYGKSAVVWQSVPFNKAFAPGEKTFDFDINQVSISAERKKAVDFSSGYYDVRQAVIALKDGKAARATRIADLKGLKLGAQVGTTSLGYISDVVKPSQQAAAYSKNDEAVSALKNGQVDAIVTDLPTAFYITSAQVTDAKVVGQFENQGGAPEQFGLVLDKGSGLTPCVTAAVDALRKDGTLAKLEKQWLSDAVDAPVLK from the coding sequence ATGCATCCCGCTCCTCGCGCCCTGCGCCGCGCGGCAGCCGCCGCCACCGTAGCCCTCCTCGCCACCGCCATTGGCTGCGCTCCGCAGCCCGAGGACAAGGGGTCGGCAACCCCGTCCGGCTCGGCCTCGCAGAGCTGCGCCAAGGGCAAGCAGGCCACCAAGACGTCCGGGAAGCTGACGATCGCGACGGACGAGCCGGCGTACGAGCCCTGGTTCCAGGACGACAAGCCCGCGAACGGCAAGGGCTTCGAGTCGGCGGTCGCCTACGCGGTGGCCGGGCGACTGGGGTACGGCAAGAGCGCCGTCGTCTGGCAGAGCGTGCCGTTCAACAAGGCCTTCGCTCCCGGCGAGAAGACCTTCGACTTCGACATCAACCAGGTGTCGATCAGCGCCGAGCGCAAGAAGGCCGTCGACTTCTCCTCCGGCTACTACGACGTGCGCCAGGCCGTCATCGCGCTGAAGGACGGCAAGGCGGCCAGGGCGACGAGGATCGCGGACCTCAAGGGCCTGAAGCTGGGCGCCCAGGTGGGCACCACGAGCCTCGGCTACATCAGCGACGTGGTGAAGCCGTCGCAGCAGGCGGCCGCCTACTCCAAGAACGACGAGGCCGTCTCCGCGCTCAAGAACGGCCAGGTGGACGCGATCGTCACCGATCTGCCGACCGCCTTCTACATCACCTCCGCCCAGGTGACCGACGCTAAGGTCGTCGGCCAGTTCGAGAACCAGGGCGGCGCGCCCGAGCAGTTCGGGCTCGTCCTCGACAAGGGCAGCGGCCTCACGCCGTGCGTGACGGCGGCCGTGGACGCCCTGCGCAAGGACGGCACGCTGGCGAAGCTGGAGAAGCAGTGGCTGTCCGACGCCGTCGACGCTCCGGTGCTCAAGTGA